The following coding sequences are from one Phenylobacterium glaciei window:
- a CDS encoding flavin-containing monooxygenase, giving the protein MAKLDLGALDQALEAAHQPALAAALVQMTGDLHWLRKEWTPTYTPLSRGETGVPEAEQAKFRAEAKAAILDWFAKGAPPTTTPDPAALRRMMSFVAGADIPENYADFLNDELAIGGQSSKDPQWTTPGLKDAARRMHVLVIGAGMSGLLTGIRLTQAGIDFEIVDKNADVGGTWLENTYPGCRVDSSNHIYSYSFEPNHNWPQHFSTQPVLLDYFRGVANRYDLRKKIRFETSVEEMVWDEGRAVWNVTVNTPAGSEKIVANSVITAVGQLNRPRLPDVKGRERFKGAAFHSAQWAHDVDLTGKRVAVIGTGASAFQFVPEIVGKVASLTVFQRTPPWGFPTAHYHEDVPAGMNWLLEHIPNYDKWYRFFLFWMVTDGLLDGVRADPAWAGDETAVSAANAMFRAMVAEALRMQTEGRPDLVDKVIPTYPIGGKRALLDNGVWIAALKRPNVELVTDAITEITESGIITADGTARDFDVIIYGTGFHASRFLYPMKIKGRGGADLHDTWDGDARAYLGMTTPGFPNLFMIYGPNTNIVVNGSIIFFSECSVRYILGCLKLLAETGANAMEPKAEVHDAFNIQVDAGNRLMAWGAPQVSSWYKNEKGRVSQNWPFALVDYWRATLAPDPQDFVLSKAREMAG; this is encoded by the coding sequence ATGGCCAAGCTCGATCTGGGTGCGCTCGACCAGGCGCTGGAGGCGGCGCATCAGCCCGCCCTGGCCGCCGCCCTTGTGCAGATGACCGGCGACCTGCACTGGCTGCGCAAGGAGTGGACGCCCACCTACACCCCGCTGTCGCGCGGCGAGACCGGGGTGCCCGAGGCCGAGCAGGCCAAGTTCCGTGCAGAAGCCAAGGCGGCGATCCTCGACTGGTTCGCCAAGGGGGCGCCGCCCACGACCACCCCCGATCCCGCCGCCCTGCGCCGGATGATGAGCTTCGTGGCTGGCGCCGACATCCCGGAGAACTATGCCGACTTCCTGAACGACGAGTTGGCCATCGGTGGCCAGTCCAGCAAGGACCCGCAGTGGACCACGCCGGGGCTCAAGGACGCCGCGCGGCGCATGCATGTGCTGGTGATCGGGGCGGGCATGTCGGGCCTGCTGACCGGTATCCGCCTGACCCAGGCCGGGATCGACTTCGAGATCGTCGACAAGAACGCCGATGTCGGCGGCACCTGGCTGGAGAACACCTATCCCGGCTGCCGGGTCGACAGCTCCAACCACATCTATTCGTATTCCTTCGAGCCGAACCACAACTGGCCCCAGCACTTCTCCACCCAGCCGGTGCTTCTGGATTACTTCCGAGGCGTGGCCAATCGCTACGACCTGCGCAAGAAGATCCGCTTCGAAACCAGCGTCGAGGAGATGGTCTGGGATGAGGGGCGTGCGGTCTGGAACGTCACCGTCAACACGCCTGCGGGCAGCGAGAAGATCGTCGCCAATTCGGTGATCACCGCCGTGGGCCAGCTCAACCGCCCGCGCCTGCCCGACGTGAAGGGCCGTGAGCGCTTCAAGGGGGCGGCCTTCCACTCCGCCCAGTGGGCCCACGACGTCGACCTGACGGGCAAGCGGGTTGCGGTGATCGGCACCGGGGCCAGCGCCTTCCAGTTCGTGCCGGAGATCGTCGGCAAGGTGGCCAGCCTGACGGTCTTCCAGCGCACCCCGCCCTGGGGCTTCCCCACGGCGCACTATCATGAGGACGTGCCGGCCGGGATGAACTGGCTGCTGGAGCACATTCCCAACTACGACAAGTGGTATCGGTTCTTCCTGTTCTGGATGGTCACCGACGGCCTGCTGGACGGGGTGCGGGCCGATCCTGCCTGGGCGGGCGACGAGACGGCCGTGTCCGCGGCCAACGCGATGTTCCGGGCCATGGTCGCCGAGGCCCTGCGGATGCAGACCGAGGGGCGGCCGGACCTGGTGGACAAGGTGATCCCCACCTATCCGATCGGCGGCAAGCGGGCCCTGCTGGACAACGGCGTCTGGATCGCGGCGCTGAAGCGTCCGAACGTGGAGCTGGTCACCGACGCCATCACCGAGATCACCGAGAGCGGCATCATCACCGCCGACGGGACCGCGCGCGACTTCGACGTGATCATCTACGGCACAGGCTTCCACGCCAGCCGCTTCCTCTATCCGATGAAGATCAAGGGGCGCGGCGGGGCCGACCTGCACGACACCTGGGACGGAGACGCACGCGCCTATCTCGGCATGACCACGCCGGGTTTCCCCAACCTTTTCATGATCTACGGGCCCAATACCAACATCGTCGTCAACGGCTCGATCATCTTCTTCTCCGAATGCAGCGTCCGTTACATCCTGGGGTGCCTGAAGCTGCTGGCCGAGACCGGGGCAAACGCCATGGAGCCGAAGGCCGAGGTGCACGACGCTTTCAACATCCAGGTGGACGCCGGCAACAGGCTGATGGCCTGGGGCGCCCCGCAGGTGTCGAGCTGGTACAAGAACGAGAAGGGCCGGGTCAGCCAGAACTGGCCCTTCGCCCTGGTGGACTATTGGCGCGCCACCCTGGCGCCCGATCCGCAGGATTTCGTGCTGTCGAAGGCGCGCGAGATGGCGGGGTAG
- a CDS encoding aldo/keto reductase → MLYRPLGKTGLTVSEIGFGCASWWGQRAFDEGQAIALVHAALDRGVTFFDTGASYSSGEAEPRLGRALRGRNLEGLVIATKAGTAHNSRRVVRDMSPAAIKASVLRSLANLGLERLPLLQLHGPAILDLTDDLLATLEGLKARGLVEALGVNSFDPAVIDHVAGLPQFDVVMVDYNVLRPERGPLIARAAAAGKGVLAGMPLAMGHTGGQVLKLRAARDVWYALRALKNHRAEVLAGRRFGFLHRRAEISGAQAALAYVLANPNVACAVTGTTRMAHLLDNLDASGRVLPPELAAEIARAQSART, encoded by the coding sequence ATGCTCTACCGCCCCCTCGGCAAGACCGGTCTGACCGTTTCGGAGATCGGGTTCGGCTGCGCCAGTTGGTGGGGGCAGAGGGCGTTCGATGAGGGCCAAGCCATAGCCCTGGTCCATGCGGCCCTCGATCGGGGGGTGACCTTCTTCGACACCGGGGCCAGCTATTCCAGCGGCGAGGCCGAGCCGCGGTTGGGGCGGGCGCTGCGGGGGCGGAACCTCGAAGGCCTGGTGATCGCCACCAAGGCCGGGACCGCCCACAACAGCCGCCGCGTCGTGCGCGACATGTCGCCGGCGGCCATCAAGGCCAGCGTCCTGCGCAGCCTCGCCAACCTGGGGCTGGAGCGCCTACCGCTGCTGCAACTGCATGGCCCGGCGATCCTCGATCTCACCGACGACCTTCTGGCGACCCTGGAAGGTCTGAAGGCGCGGGGGCTCGTTGAGGCGCTGGGCGTCAACAGCTTCGATCCCGCCGTCATCGACCATGTCGCGGGTCTGCCGCAGTTCGACGTCGTGATGGTAGATTACAACGTCCTGCGGCCAGAGCGCGGGCCGCTGATCGCCCGGGCGGCGGCGGCGGGGAAGGGGGTGCTGGCGGGGATGCCGTTGGCCATGGGCCACACCGGCGGCCAGGTTCTGAAGCTGCGGGCGGCGCGCGACGTCTGGTACGCCCTGCGCGCCCTGAAGAACCATCGCGCGGAGGTCCTGGCCGGGCGGCGGTTCGGCTTCCTGCATCGGCGGGCCGAGATCAGCGGGGCCCAGGCGGCCTTGGCCTATGTGCTGGCCAACCCAAATGTCGCCTGCGCGGTGACCGGCACGACGCGGATGGCCCACCTGCTGGACAATCTCGACGCCTCGGGTCGTGTCCTGCCGCCAGAACTTGCGGCCGAGATCGCCCGGGCGCAAAGCGCCAGGACCTGA
- a CDS encoding NADPH-dependent FMN reductase translates to MPLKLHTIICSTRPSRLGPKIAEWFDAIAQGHDGFDAELVDLASFELPVFDEPKHPRLRDYAHDHTKAWSASVDAADAFVFVTPEYNYGPPPSFINAVNYLVHEWAYKPAAFVSYGGASGGVRAVQMEKLLLTTMKVMPIPEGVALPMFSQHLVEGAFKPPELQDKAAGVMLTELARWATALKTLRAPS, encoded by the coding sequence ATGCCGCTCAAGCTCCACACCATAATCTGCAGCACCCGCCCGAGCCGGCTGGGTCCGAAGATCGCCGAATGGTTTGACGCCATCGCCCAGGGGCATGACGGCTTTGACGCCGAACTGGTGGATCTGGCCAGTTTCGAGCTGCCGGTCTTCGACGAGCCCAAGCATCCGCGCCTGCGCGACTACGCCCACGACCACACCAAGGCCTGGAGCGCCAGCGTGGACGCCGCCGACGCCTTCGTCTTCGTGACGCCGGAGTACAATTACGGACCGCCGCCGTCCTTCATCAACGCGGTGAACTACCTTGTCCACGAGTGGGCCTATAAGCCCGCGGCCTTTGTCAGCTATGGCGGAGCGTCCGGTGGGGTGCGGGCGGTGCAGATGGAGAAGCTGCTGCTCACAACCATGAAGGTGATGCCGATCCCGGAGGGCGTGGCCCTGCCGATGTTCAGCCAGCACCTGGTTGAGGGCGCCTTCAAGCCGCCGGAACTGCAGGACAAGGCCGCTGGCGTCATGCTCACCGAGCTCGCCCGCTGGGCCACGGCGCTGAAGACGCTGCGCGCCCCAAGCTAG